A part of Oncorhynchus kisutch isolate 150728-3 linkage group LG2, Okis_V2, whole genome shotgun sequence genomic DNA contains:
- the LOC109908199 gene encoding NADH dehydrogenase (ubiquinone) complex I, assembly factor 6 isoform X3 — protein sequence MASGISAKHGLLTTKCSVFHSLQRNILPHAIFIQRPTEVKCIRASTNSTAESRHNEKYCIDIVRSRDYDGFVSSLLLPEDARRSSLALRAFNVELAQVKDSVSQKTIGLMRMQFWKTTVEEIYRDDPPVQPVSAELWRAVKKHYLTKRWMLRIISEREKDMEDRAYRNLQELEAYSENTQSSLLYLLLESLGVKDVHADHAASHIGKAQGIVTCLRATPYHSSRRKVYLPMDICMLVGDHICSRAQSLPGGLHPRKPGTECERCGI from the exons ATGGCATCTGGCATTAGTGCAAAGCATGGATTATTAACCACAAAATGTTCGGTGTTTCACTCACTCCAAAGAAATATATTGCCACACGCTATTTTTATTCAACGACCTACCGAAGTAAAATGTATACGAGCTTCAACAAACTCTACTGCAGAATCTCGGCATAACGAAAAATACTGTATCGATATTGTGAG GTCTCGGGACTATGACGGTTTTGTGTCCTCCCTGCTTCTCCCTGAGGATGCCCGGCGCTCCTCACTGGCCCTGAGGGCCTTCAATGTCGAGCTGGCTCAG GTGAAGGACTCTGTTTCCCAGAAGACCATAGGTCTGATGCGGATGCAGTTCTGGAAGACTACAGTGGAGGAAATCTACAGGGACGACCCCCCAGTGCAGCCTGTCAGTGCAGAACTATGGAGG GCGGTGAAGAAACACTACCTGACAAAGAGGTGGATGCTTAGAATAATCTCTGAGAGA GAGAAAGACATGGAAGACAGAGCTTATAGAAACCTCCAGGAGTTGGAGGCCTATTCAGAGAATACCCAGTCCTCACTACTGTACCTTCTTCTGGAGAGTTTAG gtgtgaaagatGTCCATGCAGATCATGCTGCCAGCCACATTGGTAAGGCCCAGGGGATCGTGACGTGCCTAAGAGCCACGCCCTACCACAGCAGCAGACGCAAAGTCTACCTACCTATGGACATCTGCATGCTGGTGGGTGACCatatctgcagcagag CACAGAGCCTCCCAGGAGGACTTCATCCGAGGAAGCCGGGAACAGAATGCGAGAGATGTGGTATATGA
- the LOC109908199 gene encoding NADH dehydrogenase (ubiquinone) complex I, assembly factor 6 isoform X6 — protein sequence MSSWLRQVKDSVSQKTIGLMRMQFWKTTVEEIYRDDPPVQPVSAELWRAVKKHYLTKRWMLRIISEREKDMEDRAYRNLQELEAYSENTQSSLLYLLLESLGVKDVHADHAASHIGKAQGIVTCLRATPYHSSRRKVYLPMDICMLVGDHICSREPPRRTSSEEAGNRMREMWYMTLPAKPTYTYNTPDPSARTYQLPLSLPSSRQWCWRTTFKGCGG from the exons ATGTCGAGCTGGCTCAGGCAG GTGAAGGACTCTGTTTCCCAGAAGACCATAGGTCTGATGCGGATGCAGTTCTGGAAGACTACAGTGGAGGAAATCTACAGGGACGACCCCCCAGTGCAGCCTGTCAGTGCAGAACTATGGAGG GCGGTGAAGAAACACTACCTGACAAAGAGGTGGATGCTTAGAATAATCTCTGAGAGA GAGAAAGACATGGAAGACAGAGCTTATAGAAACCTCCAGGAGTTGGAGGCCTATTCAGAGAATACCCAGTCCTCACTACTGTACCTTCTTCTGGAGAGTTTAG gtgtgaaagatGTCCATGCAGATCATGCTGCCAGCCACATTGGTAAGGCCCAGGGGATCGTGACGTGCCTAAGAGCCACGCCCTACCACAGCAGCAGACGCAAAGTCTACCTACCTATGGACATCTGCATGCTGGTGGGTGACCatatctgcagcagag AGCCTCCCAGGAGGACTTCATCCGAGGAAGCCGGGAACAGAATGCGAGAGATGTGGTATATGACATTGCCAGCCAAGCCCACGTACACCTACAACAC GCCAGATCCTTCAGCAAGAACATACCAGCTTCCGCTTTCCCTGCCTTCCTCCAGACA GTGGTGCTGGAGGACTACCTTCAAAGGGTGCGGCGGGTAG
- the LOC109908199 gene encoding NADH dehydrogenase (ubiquinone) complex I, assembly factor 6 isoform X4 encodes MASGISAKHGLLTTKCSVFHSLQRNILPHAIFIQRPTEVKCIRASTNSTAESRHNEKYCIDIVRSRDYDGFVSSLLLPEDARRSSLALRAFNVELAQVKDSVSQKTIGLMRMQFWKTTVEEIYRDDPPVQPVSAELWRAVKKHYLTKRWMLRIISEREKDMEDRAYRNLQELEAYSENTQSSLLYLLLESLGVKDVHADHAASHIGKAQGIVTCLRATPYHSSRRKVYLPMDICMLSLPGGLHPRKPGTECERCGI; translated from the exons ATGGCATCTGGCATTAGTGCAAAGCATGGATTATTAACCACAAAATGTTCGGTGTTTCACTCACTCCAAAGAAATATATTGCCACACGCTATTTTTATTCAACGACCTACCGAAGTAAAATGTATACGAGCTTCAACAAACTCTACTGCAGAATCTCGGCATAACGAAAAATACTGTATCGATATTGTGAG GTCTCGGGACTATGACGGTTTTGTGTCCTCCCTGCTTCTCCCTGAGGATGCCCGGCGCTCCTCACTGGCCCTGAGGGCCTTCAATGTCGAGCTGGCTCAG GTGAAGGACTCTGTTTCCCAGAAGACCATAGGTCTGATGCGGATGCAGTTCTGGAAGACTACAGTGGAGGAAATCTACAGGGACGACCCCCCAGTGCAGCCTGTCAGTGCAGAACTATGGAGG GCGGTGAAGAAACACTACCTGACAAAGAGGTGGATGCTTAGAATAATCTCTGAGAGA GAGAAAGACATGGAAGACAGAGCTTATAGAAACCTCCAGGAGTTGGAGGCCTATTCAGAGAATACCCAGTCCTCACTACTGTACCTTCTTCTGGAGAGTTTAG gtgtgaaagatGTCCATGCAGATCATGCTGCCAGCCACATTGGTAAGGCCCAGGGGATCGTGACGTGCCTAAGAGCCACGCCCTACCACAGCAGCAGACGCAAAGTCTACCTACCTATGGACATCTGCATGCTG AGCCTCCCAGGAGGACTTCATCCGAGGAAGCCGGGAACAGAATGCGAGAGATGTGGTATATGA
- the LOC109908199 gene encoding NADH dehydrogenase (ubiquinone) complex I, assembly factor 6 isoform X1 has protein sequence MASGISAKHGLLTTKCSVFHSLQRNILPHAIFIQRPTEVKCIRASTNSTAESRHNEKYCIDIVRSRDYDGFVSSLLLPEDARRSSLALRAFNVELAQVKDSVSQKTIGLMRMQFWKTTVEEIYRDDPPVQPVSAELWRAVKKHYLTKRWMLRIISEREKDMEDRAYRNLQELEAYSENTQSSLLYLLLESLGVKDVHADHAASHIGKAQGIVTCLRATPYHSSRRKVYLPMDICMLHRASQEDFIRGSREQNARDVVYDIASQAHVHLQHARSFSKNIPASAFPAFLQTVVLEDYLQRVRRVDFDVFHPSLQKRNPLIPIQLYFRSWKKTY, from the exons ATGGCATCTGGCATTAGTGCAAAGCATGGATTATTAACCACAAAATGTTCGGTGTTTCACTCACTCCAAAGAAATATATTGCCACACGCTATTTTTATTCAACGACCTACCGAAGTAAAATGTATACGAGCTTCAACAAACTCTACTGCAGAATCTCGGCATAACGAAAAATACTGTATCGATATTGTGAG GTCTCGGGACTATGACGGTTTTGTGTCCTCCCTGCTTCTCCCTGAGGATGCCCGGCGCTCCTCACTGGCCCTGAGGGCCTTCAATGTCGAGCTGGCTCAG GTGAAGGACTCTGTTTCCCAGAAGACCATAGGTCTGATGCGGATGCAGTTCTGGAAGACTACAGTGGAGGAAATCTACAGGGACGACCCCCCAGTGCAGCCTGTCAGTGCAGAACTATGGAGG GCGGTGAAGAAACACTACCTGACAAAGAGGTGGATGCTTAGAATAATCTCTGAGAGA GAGAAAGACATGGAAGACAGAGCTTATAGAAACCTCCAGGAGTTGGAGGCCTATTCAGAGAATACCCAGTCCTCACTACTGTACCTTCTTCTGGAGAGTTTAG gtgtgaaagatGTCCATGCAGATCATGCTGCCAGCCACATTGGTAAGGCCCAGGGGATCGTGACGTGCCTAAGAGCCACGCCCTACCACAGCAGCAGACGCAAAGTCTACCTACCTATGGACATCTGCATGCTG CACAGAGCCTCCCAGGAGGACTTCATCCGAGGAAGCCGGGAACAGAATGCGAGAGATGTGGTATATGACATTGCCAGCCAAGCCCACGTACACCTACAACAC GCCAGATCCTTCAGCAAGAACATACCAGCTTCCGCTTTCCCTGCCTTCCTCCAGACA GTGGTGCTGGAGGACTACCTTCAAAGGGTGCGGCGGGTAGACTTTGATGTGTTCCATCCCAGCCTACAGAAAAGAAACCCACTGATCCCCATCCAGCTCTATTTCCGCTCCTGGAAGAAGACCTATTGA
- the LOC109908199 gene encoding NADH dehydrogenase (ubiquinone) complex I, assembly factor 6 isoform X2, with protein MASGISAKHGLLTTKCSVFHSLQRNILPHAIFIQRPTEVKCIRASTNSTAESRHNEKYCIDIVRSRDYDGFVSSLLLPEDARRSSLALRAFNVELAQVKDSVSQKTIGLMRMQFWKTTVEEIYRDDPPVQPVSAELWRAVKKHYLTKRWMLRIISEREKDMEDRAYRNLQELEAYSENTQSSLLYLLLESLGVKDVHADHAASHIGKAQGIVTCLRATPYHSSRRKVYLPMDICMLVGDHICSREPPRRTSSEEAGNRMREMWYMTLPAKPTYTYNTPDPSARTYQLPLSLPSSRQWCWRTTFKGCGG; from the exons ATGGCATCTGGCATTAGTGCAAAGCATGGATTATTAACCACAAAATGTTCGGTGTTTCACTCACTCCAAAGAAATATATTGCCACACGCTATTTTTATTCAACGACCTACCGAAGTAAAATGTATACGAGCTTCAACAAACTCTACTGCAGAATCTCGGCATAACGAAAAATACTGTATCGATATTGTGAG GTCTCGGGACTATGACGGTTTTGTGTCCTCCCTGCTTCTCCCTGAGGATGCCCGGCGCTCCTCACTGGCCCTGAGGGCCTTCAATGTCGAGCTGGCTCAG GTGAAGGACTCTGTTTCCCAGAAGACCATAGGTCTGATGCGGATGCAGTTCTGGAAGACTACAGTGGAGGAAATCTACAGGGACGACCCCCCAGTGCAGCCTGTCAGTGCAGAACTATGGAGG GCGGTGAAGAAACACTACCTGACAAAGAGGTGGATGCTTAGAATAATCTCTGAGAGA GAGAAAGACATGGAAGACAGAGCTTATAGAAACCTCCAGGAGTTGGAGGCCTATTCAGAGAATACCCAGTCCTCACTACTGTACCTTCTTCTGGAGAGTTTAG gtgtgaaagatGTCCATGCAGATCATGCTGCCAGCCACATTGGTAAGGCCCAGGGGATCGTGACGTGCCTAAGAGCCACGCCCTACCACAGCAGCAGACGCAAAGTCTACCTACCTATGGACATCTGCATGCTGGTGGGTGACCatatctgcagcagag AGCCTCCCAGGAGGACTTCATCCGAGGAAGCCGGGAACAGAATGCGAGAGATGTGGTATATGACATTGCCAGCCAAGCCCACGTACACCTACAACAC GCCAGATCCTTCAGCAAGAACATACCAGCTTCCGCTTTCCCTGCCTTCCTCCAGACA GTGGTGCTGGAGGACTACCTTCAAAGGGTGCGGCGGGTAG
- the LOC109908199 gene encoding NADH dehydrogenase (ubiquinone) complex I, assembly factor 6 isoform X5, whose protein sequence is MSSWLRQVKDSVSQKTIGLMRMQFWKTTVEEIYRDDPPVQPVSAELWRAVKKHYLTKRWMLRIISEREKDMEDRAYRNLQELEAYSENTQSSLLYLLLESLGVKDVHADHAASHIGKAQGIVTCLRATPYHSSRRKVYLPMDICMLHRASQEDFIRGSREQNARDVVYDIASQAHVHLQHARSFSKNIPASAFPAFLQTVVLEDYLQRVRRVDFDVFHPSLQKRNPLIPIQLYFRSWKKTY, encoded by the exons ATGTCGAGCTGGCTCAGGCAG GTGAAGGACTCTGTTTCCCAGAAGACCATAGGTCTGATGCGGATGCAGTTCTGGAAGACTACAGTGGAGGAAATCTACAGGGACGACCCCCCAGTGCAGCCTGTCAGTGCAGAACTATGGAGG GCGGTGAAGAAACACTACCTGACAAAGAGGTGGATGCTTAGAATAATCTCTGAGAGA GAGAAAGACATGGAAGACAGAGCTTATAGAAACCTCCAGGAGTTGGAGGCCTATTCAGAGAATACCCAGTCCTCACTACTGTACCTTCTTCTGGAGAGTTTAG gtgtgaaagatGTCCATGCAGATCATGCTGCCAGCCACATTGGTAAGGCCCAGGGGATCGTGACGTGCCTAAGAGCCACGCCCTACCACAGCAGCAGACGCAAAGTCTACCTACCTATGGACATCTGCATGCTG CACAGAGCCTCCCAGGAGGACTTCATCCGAGGAAGCCGGGAACAGAATGCGAGAGATGTGGTATATGACATTGCCAGCCAAGCCCACGTACACCTACAACAC GCCAGATCCTTCAGCAAGAACATACCAGCTTCCGCTTTCCCTGCCTTCCTCCAGACA GTGGTGCTGGAGGACTACCTTCAAAGGGTGCGGCGGGTAGACTTTGATGTGTTCCATCCCAGCCTACAGAAAAGAAACCCACTGATCCCCATCCAGCTCTATTTCCGCTCCTGGAAGAAGACCTATTGA